Proteins found in one Arachis stenosperma cultivar V10309 chromosome 8, arast.V10309.gnm1.PFL2, whole genome shotgun sequence genomic segment:
- the LOC130944856 gene encoding histone H3-like centromeric protein CENH3: MARVKRIPTPSQKGKKKVRPSQSPSQASGSRRREDGEEEQEPEAGRGSAAPKKRRNKPGTVALREIRKFQKSFNLLIPAAPFMRCVKQITNQLSTEVTRWTAEAMVALQEAAEDHLVRLFEDGMLCAIHAKRVTLMKKDIELARRLGVIGRPW, encoded by the exons ATGGCAAGAGTGAAGCGTATTCCAACACCTAGTCAAAAAG GTAAGAAAAAAGTAAGACCATCACAAAGTCCATCGCAAGCg TCTGGTAGCAGAAGGAGGGAGGATGGAGAAGAGGAGCAGGAACCAGAAGCGGGACGAGGAT CAGCAGCACCTAAGAAAAGGCGTAATAAGCCAGGAACAGTAGCCCTTCGTGAGATTCGTAAATTTCAGAAGAGTTTCAACCTACTCATCCCAGCTGCCCCCTTCATGAGATGT GTCAAACAGATTACAAACCAACTATCTACGGAGGTCACTCGCTGGACAGCTGAAGCCATGGTAGCACTTCAAGAA GCAGCTGAGGATCATCTGGTTCGTTTGTTTGAAGATGGAATGTTGTGTGCTATCCATGCAAAGCGTGTTACTCTCA TGAAAAAGGACATAGAGTTGGCCCGGAGACTCGGAGTGATAGGAAGACCTTGGTGA